Proteins encoded in a region of the Coffea eugenioides isolate CCC68of chromosome 4, Ceug_1.0, whole genome shotgun sequence genome:
- the LOC113767303 gene encoding UDP-glycosyltransferase 89B2-like, with product MSISPNQSPHVLLFPYPTAGHIIPLLDLANLLLTKGLTITILVTPPNLPLLDPLLATHPSTSIQPLVLSLPELVNSSGVNLATQLRATAQLRDPVLEWFQSQQSPPVAIISDFFLGWTHHLAAQLGVPRVVFWPSGAHHALILHHLWHNLSEKISSMNEDSMISFPNLPNSPAYPLWQVAQIITESKPGEPNWEFFRDNFLSNARSWGIIINSFRELEDTYINLVKTEIRHDEVWAMGPLVLSSSSTATAGDTSALSNRGGSSAVPLDEVMTWLDDKADDSVVYVCFGSRAVLTSQQTDALAAALECSRVHFIWCAREAPQNKGQVSSDDQNSALLPMEYEDRVAGKGLIIRGWAPQVAILKHRAVGAFLTHCGWNSVLEGVATGVVLLTWPMGADQFANAGLLVDELGLAIPACLGGPKVVPDSTKLAQVFVESVSLGGQPKRAKVVEMRDAASRAVQNGGSSSKDLDALVEHLRDLRQEKS from the coding sequence ATGTCCATCTCACCGAACCAAAGCCCCCATGTTCTCCTCTTTCCATATCCTACCGCAGGCCATATTATCCCCCTTCTTGATTTGGCCAACTTGCTCCTCACCAAGGGCTTAACCATCACCATTTTAGTCACACCACCTAATCTTCCCCTGCTTGATCCCCTCCTCGCTACTCATCCTTCCACTTCTATACAGCCCTTGGTTCTCTCTTTGCCAGAACTCGTTAATTCCTCAGGCGTCAACCTCGCTACTCAACTTCGGGCGACTGCCCAACTCCGTGACCCCGTCCTTGAGTGGTTCCAATCCCAGCAATCACCCCCAGTTGCTATCATATCTGATTTCTTCCTAGGTTGGACCCATCACCTTGCAGCTCAGCTCGGCGTGCCCCGCGTCGTATTTTGGCCATCGGGTGCCCATCATGCTTTAATCTTGCACCATCTGTGGCATAACCTGTCGGAAAAAATCAGCTCCATGAATGAAGATTCTATGATTTCCTTCCCCAATCTTCCAAATTCACCGGCGTATCCTCTCTGGCAAGTCGCCCAAATTATCACTGAATCGAAACCAGGAGAGCCCAACTGGGAATTCTTCAGGGATAATTTCTTGTCCAATGCAAGAAGTTGGGGCATAATTATCAATTCCTTCAGGGAACTGGAAGATACTTACATAAATCTGGTGAAAACGGAAATTCGTCACGATGAGGTTTGGGCGATGGGGCCGTTAGTcttatcttcttcttctactgCTACTGCGGGTGACACGTCAGCATTGTCGAACCGTGGTGGGTCCAGTGCGGTCCCACTCGACGAGGTGATGACCTGGCTTGATGACAAGGCGGATGACTCAGTTGTCTACGTGTGCTTCGGGAGTCGTGCTGTATTGACGAGTCAGCAAACGGATGCCCTGGCGGCTGCACTCGAGTGCAGTCGAGTCCATTTCATATGGTGCGCGAGGGAAGCACCCCAGAATAAAGGCCAAGTGTCGAGTGATGATCAGAACAGTGCATTATTGCCTATGGAGTATGAAGATCGCGTGGCTGGGAAGGGGTTGATAATCAGAGGCTGGGCTCCACAGGTGGCAATCCTCAAACACAGAGCAGTGGGTGCTTTCTTGACGCACTGTGGGTGGAATTCAGTGTTGGAAGGTGTAGCTACTGGGGTGGTCTTGCTTACGTGGCCAATGGGTGCTGACCAATTTGCAAATGCTGGACTATTGGTTGATGAACTTGGTTTAGCAATTCCAGCATGTTTGGGTGGACCGAAGGTGGTTCCGGACTCGACCAAATTGGCTCAGGTTTTTGTGGAATCGGTGAGTTTGGGTGGTCAGCCTAAGAGGGCTAAAGTTGTAGAGATGCGGGATGCTGCCTCCAGAGCAGTCCAAAATGGAGGAAGCTCGAGTAAAGATTTGGATGCTTTAGTTGAGCATTTGAGGGACCTTAGGCAGGAAAAATCATGA